The following coding sequences are from one Candidatus Nitrohelix vancouverensis window:
- a CDS encoding beta-ketoacyl-ACP synthase II, whose amino-acid sequence MFPRRVVISGLGAVSPNGIGKETFWRNTCEGLSGVDRISSFDPSHLTCQIAGEVSDFDPGAYYSKGDLNKLPRAAPLAVAAAKEALNDSGIDLTEFDEEDFESLGVLVGSGGAGFDFSEKQFEIYFSGQKHKISPYAISNSLVGMLASEISMYFGLMGRSHVIANGCTSSTDAIGYAFNSIRYGQEDWLLSGGVEACVTPAMMCGFQRMKVNPVNFNDDPRRGSRPFNQDREGFVLAEGSWMLILEELEHAKKRGAPIYAEILGYGATCDAYHRVAIMPDGKQSTRALKLAMKDARVDKGDIEYINLHGTSTELNDRVETFAVKQAFNSHAKSIPTSSTKSMIGHPQGASGALGVSVAALSLKHGYLTPTINQEKPDPQCDIDYISNQGREVKIKRAISNCISFGSKNSALVLGQWE is encoded by the coding sequence ATGTTCCCACGAAGAGTGGTCATTAGCGGTTTGGGCGCCGTAAGCCCCAACGGCATCGGCAAAGAAACTTTTTGGCGCAATACCTGCGAAGGACTCAGCGGGGTGGATCGCATTTCCAGTTTCGATCCTTCGCATCTTACCTGCCAGATCGCGGGCGAGGTCTCGGACTTCGATCCCGGCGCTTATTACTCCAAAGGCGATCTCAACAAACTGCCGCGCGCGGCGCCGCTTGCTGTGGCGGCGGCTAAAGAAGCCCTGAATGATTCTGGCATCGATCTGACAGAGTTCGACGAAGAGGATTTCGAGAGCCTTGGCGTATTGGTCGGGAGCGGCGGCGCGGGTTTCGATTTTTCCGAAAAGCAGTTCGAAATTTATTTCAGCGGACAGAAGCACAAGATCAGCCCTTACGCAATTTCCAATTCCCTCGTCGGCATGCTGGCGAGCGAGATTTCCATGTACTTCGGCCTGATGGGGCGAAGCCATGTGATCGCCAACGGTTGCACCAGCTCGACGGACGCGATCGGCTACGCTTTCAACTCCATCCGATACGGTCAGGAAGACTGGTTGCTCTCCGGCGGCGTGGAGGCTTGCGTGACTCCGGCGATGATGTGCGGTTTCCAGCGCATGAAGGTGAACCCGGTGAATTTCAACGACGACCCAAGGCGCGGCTCGCGTCCCTTCAATCAGGATCGCGAAGGTTTCGTGCTGGCGGAAGGAAGCTGGATGTTGATCCTCGAAGAACTGGAACACGCCAAGAAACGCGGCGCGCCAATTTACGCGGAAATTCTGGGCTATGGCGCGACCTGCGACGCTTATCACCGCGTCGCCATCATGCCCGACGGCAAGCAGTCGACCCGCGCTCTGAAGCTGGCGATGAAAGACGCGCGCGTTGATAAAGGAGATATCGAATACATCAATCTGCACGGCACCTCGACGGAGCTGAACGACCGGGTCGAAACCTTCGCGGTCAAGCAGGCGTTCAACAGTCACGCCAAGAGCATTCCGACCAGTTCCACCAAGTCGATGATCGGGCACCCGCAGGGCGCGTCCGGCGCGCTCGGTGTATCCGTCGCCGCGCTCTCGTTAAAGCATGGCTACCTGACGCCGACGATCAATCAGGAAAAGCCGGACCCGCAATGCGATATCGACTACATCTCGAATCAGGGCCGGGAAGTGAAGATCAAACGAGCGATCAGCAACTGCATCTCCTTCGGCTCAAAAAATTCGGCGCTGGTGCTGGGACAATGGGAATGA
- a CDS encoding YdbL family protein, which translates to MEFFNQISEFKLHRAFGAGLFCLALSACGGPLVSVDVTVVDQKTALENQILGSYEEIGNDMLLLASVRSVDETGALKTVAEVPKDKRAAIQARQRQEFNQDDIAQFKKDACAGETAEGDLAFLDKTCANKDEQFLTFAKTIIAEENESRQVILERIIATNETFSVDDMPKVRKIFAGLNRDKAKPGEWIQLENGEWSVK; encoded by the coding sequence ATGGAATTTTTCAATCAGATATCGGAATTCAAATTGCATCGCGCTTTCGGCGCCGGGTTGTTCTGCCTTGCGCTGAGCGCCTGCGGCGGGCCTTTGGTTTCGGTGGATGTGACGGTGGTCGATCAGAAAACCGCGTTGGAAAACCAGATTCTGGGGAGCTATGAAGAGATCGGCAACGACATGCTCCTGCTTGCGTCGGTGCGTTCGGTGGATGAAACCGGAGCGCTGAAAACGGTTGCGGAAGTTCCCAAGGATAAAAGAGCGGCGATTCAGGCGCGGCAGAGGCAGGAGTTCAATCAGGATGATATTGCGCAGTTCAAAAAGGACGCCTGCGCGGGAGAGACCGCCGAAGGCGACCTGGCTTTTCTCGACAAGACTTGCGCCAACAAGGACGAGCAGTTCCTCACCTTCGCGAAAACCATCATCGCTGAAGAAAACGAGAGCCGCCAGGTGATTCTCGAACGCATCATCGCCACCAACGAAACTTTCTCGGTGGACGACATGCCCAAGGTCAGAAAAATCTTTGCCGGACTCAACCGCGACAAGGCCAAGCCCGGCGAATGGATACAGCTGGAAAACGGCGAATGGAGCGTTAAATAA
- a CDS encoding HlyD family type I secretion periplasmic adaptor subunit, with translation MQGQTQRNTKRIYPKSLSSFITLDNTLIQADASQFRQRLETLQLQQTRQEAFQRLLQQREIPPNWQGEYFKLFHDVPDSVKMKDIATQQNLFIEQVNEYLFRKQGLEREWDKRSAERDRAMTSVLKLQGTLPLITERTQSYKTLMEQEITSRHQYLEMEQQRIQQEQDLAGYRAQVHELSASISAITAQLDTLKAEVQKNNLQELSETNQQIDAVTQEIVKTRQRNKQQVLVSPIDGAVQQLAIHTVGGVVTPAQELMQIVPESTELEVEAFVLNKDIGFVEEGQEAEVKIDTFDFTKYGFIEGTIIDLSNDAIADENLGLIYQCRVLIKKTKIQINDKWVNLGPGMSVMVEIKTGKRKLIEYFLSPLLRYKQEAIRER, from the coding sequence ATGCAAGGTCAAACTCAACGGAATACCAAACGCATCTATCCGAAGTCGCTCTCGTCTTTCATCACCCTCGACAACACGCTCATACAAGCCGATGCCTCGCAATTCCGGCAACGCCTCGAAACCCTGCAACTGCAACAGACCCGGCAAGAGGCCTTTCAAAGACTCCTGCAACAACGCGAGATTCCGCCGAACTGGCAAGGCGAATATTTCAAACTGTTCCACGATGTGCCCGATTCCGTGAAAATGAAAGACATCGCCACCCAGCAGAACCTGTTCATCGAACAGGTCAACGAGTATCTGTTTCGCAAACAGGGGCTGGAGAGAGAATGGGATAAACGCTCTGCAGAACGCGACCGGGCCATGACCTCCGTCCTCAAACTGCAAGGCACGCTACCGCTCATCACCGAACGCACACAATCTTACAAGACCCTCATGGAGCAGGAGATCACCTCGCGCCACCAGTATCTGGAAATGGAGCAACAACGCATTCAGCAAGAGCAAGACCTGGCAGGCTACCGCGCACAGGTTCATGAACTGAGCGCTTCCATTTCAGCGATCACAGCCCAACTCGACACGCTCAAGGCCGAAGTGCAGAAGAACAACCTCCAGGAACTCAGCGAAACCAACCAACAAATCGACGCGGTCACGCAAGAAATCGTAAAGACCCGTCAACGCAACAAACAGCAGGTCCTCGTTTCTCCTATCGACGGAGCCGTCCAGCAACTCGCCATCCACACCGTCGGCGGCGTGGTGACTCCGGCGCAGGAACTCATGCAAATCGTTCCCGAATCGACGGAACTGGAAGTGGAGGCATTCGTTCTCAACAAAGACATCGGCTTTGTGGAGGAGGGACAGGAGGCGGAGGTCAAGATCGACACCTTCGACTTCACCAAATACGGCTTCATCGAAGGGACCATCATCGATCTGTCCAACGATGCGATTGCGGATGAGAACCTCGGCCTCATTTACCAGTGTCGCGTGCTCATCAAGAAAACAAAAATCCAGATCAATGACAAATGGGTGAACCTGGGACCGGGCATGTCGGTGATGGTGGAGATTAAAACGGGGAAACGCAAACTGATCGAATATTTCCTCAGCCCGCTCCTGCGCTACAAACAGGAAGCCATACGGGAACGGTGA
- a CDS encoding multidrug efflux SMR transporter, with product MSWIYLISAGIFEVGMTTSLKFSENFSRMMPTLAFIFFSILSFWLLSLAMKTIPLGTAYAVWTGIGAFGTVLVGIYIFEDPATRWHLFFLTLLVGSIIGLKFVTAQASPAG from the coding sequence ATGAGTTGGATCTATTTGATATCGGCGGGAATTTTTGAAGTGGGCATGACGACGAGCCTGAAGTTTTCCGAAAACTTCAGCCGCATGATGCCGACGCTAGCGTTCATCTTTTTCTCGATCCTCAGCTTCTGGTTGCTCAGCCTGGCGATGAAGACCATTCCCCTAGGAACCGCCTACGCCGTGTGGACCGGCATCGGCGCCTTCGGAACCGTTCTCGTCGGGATATACATATTCGAGGACCCCGCCACGCGCTGGCACCTGTTCTTCCTCACCCTGCTGGTCGGAAGCATCATCGGCCTGAAATTCGTCACGGCGCAGGCTTCGCCTGCTGGCTGA
- the miaB gene encoding tRNA (N6-isopentenyl adenosine(37)-C2)-methylthiotransferase MiaB, producing the protein MKQVYLDTFGCQMNVADTDRMELLLFHSGYFRTHEPENADLIIVNTCSIREKAENKIYSLFGHFRPLKAKNPGLVLGMAGCLAQQEGENILKKAPFIDFIMGPDCVEQISDVVQHAQTSRKPRVWTEFDRAKEYSIPDLAHPLDRPADPSSFINIIKGCDKFCSFCVVPFTRGREKSREAAEIVAEAEQLVRRGAKEIILLGQNVNAYGKRGLIEPTEFHELLYRVAEVPGLQRLRFTTSHPKDFTPELVQAYQDLDVLVNHLHLPVQSGNDRILEEMRRGHTVAEYRALIDLVRNKVPDMSFSTDVIIGYPSETEREFEDTLDLMEWVGYSSSFMFQYSPRPNTPAAEIPDTVSELEKRERLQRTIELQNRLTLEQGQRFIGTEVEALVEGPASRGKGLMRGRSPHYWSVFFPDPLKQVQPGERVSVLVEDVRGHSLSGVANLPAVVG; encoded by the coding sequence ATGAAACAAGTTTATCTAGATACCTTCGGTTGCCAGATGAATGTGGCAGACACGGACCGAATGGAACTGCTCCTGTTCCATTCCGGTTATTTCCGCACGCACGAGCCGGAAAACGCCGATCTCATCATCGTCAACACCTGTTCAATACGCGAGAAAGCGGAGAATAAAATTTATTCCCTTTTTGGCCATTTTCGTCCCTTGAAGGCCAAAAATCCCGGACTAGTGCTGGGCATGGCGGGTTGTCTGGCTCAGCAGGAAGGCGAAAATATACTTAAAAAAGCGCCCTTCATTGACTTCATCATGGGGCCGGATTGCGTTGAGCAGATTTCTGATGTCGTTCAGCATGCGCAAACATCGCGCAAGCCGCGCGTCTGGACGGAGTTCGACCGCGCGAAAGAATACTCGATTCCCGACCTGGCGCATCCGCTAGACCGACCTGCGGACCCGAGTTCCTTCATTAATATAATTAAGGGATGCGACAAGTTTTGCAGCTTCTGCGTGGTTCCCTTCACCCGCGGACGGGAAAAGTCCCGCGAAGCGGCGGAGATCGTCGCCGAGGCGGAACAACTGGTTCGACGCGGCGCGAAGGAGATCATCCTGCTGGGGCAGAACGTCAACGCCTACGGCAAACGCGGCTTGATCGAACCGACCGAATTTCATGAACTGCTGTATCGCGTCGCCGAGGTTCCCGGCCTGCAACGTTTGCGCTTCACCACCAGCCATCCCAAGGATTTCACGCCGGAGCTGGTGCAGGCCTATCAGGATCTGGATGTGTTGGTGAATCACCTGCATCTGCCGGTGCAGAGCGGCAACGACCGGATTCTGGAAGAGATGAGACGCGGACACACGGTTGCGGAATATCGCGCCTTGATCGACCTGGTGCGCAACAAGGTTCCTGATATGTCGTTTTCAACGGATGTCATCATCGGCTATCCCAGCGAGACCGAGCGGGAGTTTGAAGACACCCTGGATTTGATGGAGTGGGTGGGCTATTCCAGTAGCTTCATGTTTCAATACAGTCCGCGCCCGAACACCCCGGCGGCGGAAATTCCCGACACCGTGTCCGAACTGGAAAAAAGAGAACGCCTGCAACGCACCATCGAATTGCAAAACAGACTGACCCTCGAACAGGGCCAACGCTTTATCGGAACCGAAGTGGAAGCGCTGGTGGAGGGCCCCGCATCGCGCGGCAAAGGCCTCATGAGAGGGCGCTCCCCGCATTACTGGAGCGTGTTTTTCCCCGATCCCCTCAAGCAGGTTCAACCCGGCGAACGGGTATCGGTCCTGGTGGAAGACGTGCGCGGACACAGCCTGTCCGGCGTTGCCAACCTGCCCGCCGTCGTCGGCTGA
- a CDS encoding helix-turn-helix transcriptional regulator codes for MAETNCVRQIRESKMMSKAELARKASVTVQTIDRIEKGNECRLDTKRKIILALGYKLADRSRIFMNPDEEPGNGSNS; via the coding sequence GTGGCCGAAACAAATTGCGTACGGCAAATAAGAGAGTCGAAAATGATGAGCAAGGCCGAACTTGCGCGCAAAGCCAGCGTGACAGTTCAGACCATCGACAGAATCGAGAAGGGAAACGAATGTCGATTGGACACCAAGCGAAAAATCATTTTGGCCCTGGGTTACAAACTGGCGGATCGATCGCGTATTTTTATGAACCCCGATGAAGAACCCGGAAACGGTTCGAATTCGTAA
- the pilM gene encoding type IV pilus assembly protein PilM, with protein MFLSKDTPLVAVDIGSYSVKLAQLNLKKNKPELLSFGLLPLEQECLVDGSIQKPDEVIEAIGRLLKAEKIESKFAVSSLASEAVITKRIKVPEMSREELEERINEEAEQYIPFDIDDVSLSFQILGPAEMDLPDEEGAEAEDQGPKMEILLVAVQREIIDNRIDVLSDAGLKPVIMDLDVFATVNAANLISSVDEFDSVALIDLGDSFTHLNILSNGVTAVTRDIPIGGGQCAQKLISKFDLPFKEATRVKLGALPSGIETEEVLDIIRRSFEKITAELVKTFEYYQNTQSLAIERIILCGGGAMIPGVDHLFMNQFKTPVEIMDPLSAIKYNPKNFEIETMRAVAPLTAVALGLATRRFDYK; from the coding sequence ATGTTTCTTTCTAAAGACACGCCGCTGGTTGCAGTCGATATTGGCTCGTATTCCGTCAAGCTGGCGCAATTGAACTTGAAGAAGAATAAACCCGAGCTACTCAGCTTCGGCTTATTGCCTTTGGAGCAGGAATGTCTGGTAGACGGTTCCATTCAAAAGCCCGATGAAGTGATTGAGGCGATTGGCAGACTGTTAAAAGCCGAAAAAATTGAATCGAAATTCGCGGTATCCTCTCTCGCCAGCGAAGCGGTTATCACCAAGCGCATCAAAGTTCCGGAAATGAGTCGCGAGGAACTGGAAGAGCGTATTAATGAGGAAGCGGAACAATACATTCCTTTTGATATCGACGATGTGAGTTTGAGTTTTCAGATTCTGGGACCTGCCGAGATGGACCTTCCCGATGAAGAAGGAGCGGAAGCGGAGGATCAGGGCCCTAAAATGGAGATCCTGCTGGTTGCCGTTCAGCGCGAAATCATTGACAACCGGATCGATGTTCTTTCCGATGCGGGTCTCAAGCCGGTCATCATGGACCTCGATGTTTTCGCCACGGTCAACGCGGCCAATCTCATTTCAAGCGTCGACGAATTTGACTCGGTCGCTCTCATTGATCTTGGAGATTCCTTCACGCACCTCAATATATTATCGAATGGCGTCACAGCCGTCACGCGCGACATTCCTATCGGCGGCGGCCAATGCGCGCAGAAATTGATTTCCAAATTTGACCTGCCTTTCAAAGAGGCGACGCGCGTTAAATTGGGAGCCTTGCCTTCCGGCATTGAAACCGAAGAGGTTCTCGATATCATTCGCAGGTCTTTTGAAAAAATCACCGCCGAGTTGGTCAAAACATTTGAATATTATCAAAACACGCAATCGCTCGCCATCGAACGGATCATTCTGTGCGGCGGCGGCGCGATGATTCCCGGCGTCGATCATTTATTCATGAACCAGTTCAAGACGCCCGTGGAGATCATGGATCCTTTGTCGGCGATCAAGTACAACCCGAAGAATTTTGAAATAGAAACCATGAGAGCGGTCGCGCCGTTGACGGCAGTCGCTCTTGGCCTGGCGACGCGGCGATTCGATTACAAATGA
- a CDS encoding PilN domain-containing protein → MKKLSLPKLNFKLPAFGRFGKRDPKVEQEEDFGPGRDTLGGKKTVEPGYQAPSLINLHDYRQELVKVQIQKRIMQACSIPLAFVFLLMGNWIVELDRVDMIKADIKNLEKQVAALESDYQAVKKMQEQIRRSDEIVSGIQTLRHSQFETTRILNDLYSQVPDAIWLTAVEQKNWHQLKKEKVPYILFEDPSVKDQRKKKKKSKDEDSREDLYEFIEIRGMAIGEEPGNDVAKLTMNLEKLPYFEKVFIFKTGRKQIATVYGDEFIIYCFMPVSLDPNA, encoded by the coding sequence ATGAAAAAACTGAGCCTGCCAAAACTGAATTTCAAGTTGCCCGCCTTTGGGCGGTTTGGCAAGCGCGATCCCAAGGTGGAACAAGAAGAGGATTTTGGACCCGGGCGAGATACTTTAGGCGGCAAGAAAACCGTCGAACCGGGTTATCAGGCGCCTTCCTTAATCAACCTGCACGATTACCGGCAGGAATTGGTCAAGGTTCAAATACAAAAGCGCATCATGCAGGCTTGCTCCATTCCTTTGGCTTTTGTATTTCTTTTAATGGGCAACTGGATCGTCGAACTGGACCGGGTGGACATGATCAAGGCCGATATCAAAAACCTGGAAAAACAAGTCGCGGCGCTTGAAAGCGATTATCAGGCGGTCAAGAAAATGCAGGAACAGATCAGACGATCCGATGAAATTGTTTCCGGCATTCAGACTCTGCGCCACAGCCAGTTTGAAACGACCCGCATTCTCAACGATCTTTACTCGCAGGTTCCCGACGCCATCTGGTTGACTGCCGTCGAACAAAAGAACTGGCATCAGCTGAAAAAGGAGAAAGTTCCTTATATTTTATTTGAAGACCCGTCTGTCAAAGACCAGCGCAAAAAGAAGAAAAAGAGCAAGGATGAAGATTCGCGTGAAGACCTCTATGAATTCATTGAAATCAGGGGAATGGCTATCGGAGAGGAACCGGGCAACGATGTGGCGAAACTGACGATGAACCTTGAAAAGCTTCCCTACTTCGAAAAAGTTTTCATTTTCAAAACTGGAAGAAAACAAATCGCCACCGTTTACGGGGACGAATTCATTATTTATTGTTTCATGCCGGTTTCATTGGACCCAAACGCCTGA
- the pilO gene encoding type 4a pilus biogenesis protein PilO, which yields MDHIFDKLPYDFLENIKSAYVILTGVVVGLLLAVIYFFTIYSAIAEEYAGLVSNRENVKRKLDQYQRTVKQKEMVSRQLISMEGKLSLAKKQLPRGEELPNLLKELSSFGQGRSDFAMMRFQLEEGEIIDFYKEVPFNIEMRGSFTDTMDFFDKMENALRLIGLTELTMRSRNMTETRNGEQVIQPTLFTDFTATTFAYVEGAESRKKEKKK from the coding sequence ATGGACCACATTTTTGACAAGCTCCCTTACGACTTTCTGGAAAATATCAAGTCCGCTTATGTGATCTTGACGGGAGTCGTGGTCGGTCTGCTTCTGGCAGTGATCTATTTTTTCACGATCTACAGCGCCATCGCCGAGGAGTATGCGGGTCTGGTTTCCAACCGGGAAAATGTCAAACGCAAGCTGGATCAATATCAGCGCACGGTCAAGCAAAAGGAAATGGTTTCTCGTCAACTCATATCAATGGAAGGCAAACTTTCGCTGGCAAAGAAACAATTGCCGCGAGGGGAAGAACTGCCAAACCTGCTCAAAGAGCTTTCTTCTTTTGGTCAGGGCCGTAGCGATTTCGCCATGATGCGATTTCAACTCGAAGAAGGAGAGATCATCGATTTTTATAAGGAAGTGCCTTTCAATATCGAAATGAGAGGCAGTTTTACCGACACCATGGATTTTTTTGACAAGATGGAAAATGCACTGCGCCTCATTGGCCTGACCGAATTAACCATGCGGTCGCGAAACATGACGGAAACCCGTAACGGAGAGCAGGTGATTCAACCCACCTTGTTCACCGATTTTACCGCAACGACCTTTGCTTATGTCGAAGGCGCGGAAAGCAGGAAAAAGGAAAAGAAAAAATAA
- a CDS encoding pilus assembly protein PilP, with protein MTQAEQILKRAGAGMAGIFLCAVVLFSLPAQATAQSKNEAVLNLMKVSGMQEGSPRVQMDAYFLHLTALGLNAGEIQSLQNIIGRFFQPHALVKNLQSQLQEKFNRNHADRLQSWYESELGQRAREAEEAFTGDLLKQKVQAFEQSLKKNPPEINRIQIIFRIVRAGKLVDYSINTAETLMMLTFPYMSEARSRALLMEGREYVQEHILKTLLYTYRNFSNEELRALADAEESKAHRWFQRMVRLSHYDALNRAADEGMTLLSKILNEIDSGQGGYTLVKEIFPPGERYRLLIQRDPFLPLVLPQGFNQTISTRTAPGKRGESLVETKPPVVDFAKRFPLIPFELYKQIQDSDPGLFEQLESFGQFFSNERALQQLDEEMLNEKISSYSQLIRRANQMKNEMPLTPLQAGYDQFRLVGMIQKGTQKLALVQKDDQSGHSIKKGALMGPNFGIVEQISPDKIVILEKTRNYAGKILSQKKEIKFTRKKTDESEAPS; from the coding sequence ATGACACAGGCTGAACAAATCTTAAAAAGAGCGGGCGCCGGGATGGCAGGCATCTTCCTGTGCGCTGTCGTCCTTTTCAGTCTGCCGGCGCAAGCTACAGCCCAGTCCAAAAACGAAGCTGTTCTGAATTTGATGAAAGTCAGCGGCATGCAGGAAGGTTCGCCGCGTGTTCAGATGGACGCTTATTTTCTTCACCTGACCGCGCTTGGATTGAACGCCGGTGAAATCCAGTCCCTGCAAAACATCATCGGACGATTCTTTCAGCCGCACGCTCTGGTGAAAAATCTGCAAAGCCAGTTGCAGGAAAAATTCAATCGCAACCATGCCGATCGACTGCAGAGCTGGTATGAATCCGAACTCGGTCAGAGAGCCAGAGAGGCCGAAGAAGCTTTCACGGGTGATCTGTTGAAACAGAAAGTCCAGGCCTTCGAGCAATCGTTAAAAAAGAACCCGCCCGAGATCAACCGGATCCAAATCATTTTTAGAATCGTTCGGGCCGGTAAGCTTGTTGATTATTCCATCAACACGGCAGAAACGCTCATGATGCTCACCTTTCCCTATATGAGCGAAGCTAGAAGCCGCGCTTTGCTGATGGAGGGACGCGAATACGTTCAGGAGCACATTTTAAAAACTCTCCTCTACACTTACCGGAATTTTTCAAACGAGGAACTCCGCGCGCTGGCCGATGCGGAAGAATCGAAAGCTCATCGCTGGTTTCAACGGATGGTTCGTCTCAGCCATTACGACGCCTTGAACCGGGCCGCCGATGAAGGCATGACTTTGTTGAGCAAAATTCTTAACGAGATCGATTCCGGTCAGGGAGGCTACACGCTTGTTAAGGAAATCTTCCCGCCTGGAGAACGATACCGTCTGCTCATCCAGCGCGATCCGTTTCTACCATTGGTATTGCCGCAAGGATTTAACCAAACGATATCTACGCGAACGGCTCCCGGAAAACGCGGTGAGTCGCTTGTTGAAACGAAACCGCCGGTCGTCGATTTTGCAAAACGCTTTCCTTTAATACCGTTTGAACTGTACAAGCAGATTCAGGACAGCGACCCTGGTTTATTCGAGCAATTGGAAAGCTTTGGACAATTTTTCAGCAATGAGCGGGCCTTGCAACAACTCGATGAAGAAATGCTCAACGAAAAGATTTCTTCATACAGCCAGTTGATCCGGCGCGCCAACCAAATGAAAAACGAAATGCCCCTCACTCCCTTGCAAGCGGGTTACGATCAGTTCCGCCTGGTGGGGATGATTCAAAAGGGAACGCAAAAGCTCGCGCTGGTGCAGAAGGACGATCAAAGCGGGCACAGCATCAAGAAGGGCGCCCTCATGGGGCCTAACTTTGGTATAGTCGAACAGATCTCTCCCGACAAAATTGTTATTCTGGAAAAAACCAGAAATTACGCCGGGAAAATTTTATCCCAGAAAAAGGAAATTAAATTCACTCGTAAAAAAACAGATGAGAGCGAGGCGCCATCATGA
- a CDS encoding AMIN domain-containing protein → MIKLNKTPTLFAVLFYLCGATQVLAQTSEAPQSDTAVKKITQLTATEEADGGATVVIDSSGPIKFTAFKLTNPPKLIVDLSRTEPGAAATPLEPAKGIIKSIRPLYFAESQVVRLEMALESIPEYQIQRSGESQLTIRLKGTGAIATSAEATEQTAQAPATQESKSVASDTAEAKVGLGSSSCDPILSGEKERITLDFQDADLVNTFRLISEVSGFNLIFGPGINGKLNLRLIDVPWNKAFDIILTNNNLGRECFGDNVIRIAPILRLTEENQTYVSAVQAKVQAEMAGLLAQPLENEIVPIHHAEIQALAVNLQSALSDPSRARITIDERTNTLILTDVRPHLEKMLDLIEVFDVKVLSPQEELALEQNTVVVSGDDFPSIPLVVYEYIAEKEPKLSSDLEFYEDLFNDKARLSQLSANELKDARDNYRSYLEQAANMQSAIIQSPLQTAWDNLFWVGTLSKNSERYALVETTDHRGHLVRSGTVVGPNFGRVDEIEDSRVIVLESERDYQGNIFSKKLKIPYVRTN, encoded by the coding sequence ATGATCAAATTGAATAAAACCCCGACCCTTTTCGCGGTTTTGTTTTATCTCTGCGGAGCAACACAGGTTCTGGCCCAAACGTCCGAAGCCCCACAGTCCGACACGGCGGTGAAAAAAATCACGCAGTTGACCGCGACCGAGGAGGCTGATGGCGGCGCCACGGTCGTGATTGATTCGAGCGGGCCCATCAAATTCACCGCTTTCAAGCTGACCAATCCGCCTAAATTGATCGTTGATCTGTCGCGCACCGAACCCGGAGCCGCGGCGACGCCTCTGGAGCCTGCCAAAGGCATCATCAAATCCATTCGTCCTTTATATTTTGCGGAATCCCAGGTGGTGCGACTGGAAATGGCTTTGGAAAGTATTCCCGAATACCAGATACAGCGTAGCGGCGAGTCGCAATTGACCATTCGACTCAAGGGAACCGGAGCCATTGCAACATCCGCTGAAGCAACGGAGCAAACGGCGCAGGCGCCCGCAACGCAAGAAAGCAAAAGCGTGGCCAGCGACACGGCTGAAGCCAAAGTTGGGCTGGGTTCCTCCTCCTGCGATCCTATTTTGTCGGGAGAGAAGGAAAGAATCACTCTGGATTTTCAGGACGCCGATCTCGTCAATACCTTTCGCCTGATCTCTGAAGTGAGCGGCTTCAATCTGATATTTGGCCCCGGCATCAACGGCAAGCTCAACCTGCGCCTGATCGATGTTCCCTGGAACAAGGCCTTTGATATCATACTCACCAATAACAATCTGGGTAGAGAATGTTTTGGCGACAACGTCATTCGCATCGCTCCCATACTGCGCCTGACGGAAGAAAACCAGACCTATGTCAGCGCCGTGCAGGCCAAGGTGCAGGCGGAAATGGCGGGACTTCTGGCGCAACCGCTGGAAAACGAAATCGTTCCCATCCATCATGCTGAAATCCAGGCGCTGGCGGTGAACCTGCAATCTGCCCTGAGCGATCCGTCGCGCGCTCGCATCACCATCGACGAACGCACCAACACGCTGATCCTGACGGACGTCCGTCCTCATCTGGAAAAAATGCTGGACCTGATCGAGGTGTTCGACGTCAAGGTGCTGAGTCCGCAAGAAGAACTCGCTCTCGAACAAAACACCGTCGTCGTCAGCGGCGACGATTTCCCGTCCATCCCGCTGGTGGTCTATGAATACATTGCTGAGAAAGAACCGAAGCTGAGTTCCGATCTGGAATTTTATGAAGACCTGTTCAACGACAAGGCGCGGTTGTCGCAGTTGTCCGCCAACGAACTGAAGGACGCCCGGGACAACTATCGGAGCTATCTCGAACAGGCCGCCAACATGCAGTCGGCGATCATTCAGTCTCCCTTGCAAACCGCTTGGGATAACCTGTTCTGGGTCGGCACCCTGTCCAAGAATTCTGAACGCTACGCACTGGTCGAAACCACCGACCACCGGGGGCATCTGGTTCGGTCGGGGACCGTCGTCGGTCCCAATTTTGGTCGCGTCGATGAAATTGAAGACAGCCGCGTGATTGTTTTGGAAAGCGAAAGAGATTATCAGGGGAATATTTTTTCCAAGAAATTAAAAATCCCCTATGTGAGGACCAACTGA